In the Plasmodium chabaudi chabaudi strain AS genome assembly, chromosome: 13 genome, one interval contains:
- a CDS encoding acetyl-CoA carboxylase, putative — translation MISIFLSILLFVLIFENPTKSIKIRNTYYMHMYNNVNANNFAEKETRDQYPNRKGPNNVLSENYRNKFMPLFVSKGTNALNSILKNKTVRYLYNNSERNTQKNSKYNSKSSAFLYTLHKYSNALSSSFKSKSFNGDDFDIEKLRNNNDEDNDSISNASNRCHSYDIDKTYSYDNIGHNLDEDPEERSFSFTSNRNDAQSDIKNDSNCNYITRDDLKKKNNNVNNGEKKVLENLIDNFSNLNVSNNITDDANLNQPQYSKEFDSYIKSQNDQLLHYYSDSILEHLYSFKKFNTQNKKKKKNLNKLFYSFKPLENIRTLKKRTINVHPTQNNVEKETPALYREKNGGSISNINKRQTQFGNKRIYMKKSDTCEINENEHVDDTEFLTYEETNNIKKKAYRDYINYINERRYPYINYLKTKNEKIIKKLLIANNGMAALKCILSLKEWLFKTFNDENLIQIIVLATEDDIRSNSKYISLSDKVIKVPPGKNSYNYANVSLIVDIAKKENVDAVWPGWGHCSENPLLSSMLEKENIIFIGPTDNVMEALGDKISANILAQSVNVPVVKWSGDNLKIDDFENNSINQDIYNKSTIHSLEECISECKRIGYPVMIKASQGGGGKGIRKVENENEIKKYYEQVQNELPNSPIFLMKVCSNVRHIEIQVVGDMYGNVCSLSGRDCTTQRRFQKIFEEGPPSIVPPHIFREMEKASIRLTKMIKYRGAGTIEYLYDQINNKYYFLELNTRLQVEHPVSEGITDTNIVAIQLQVAMGIPLQNIDDIKKLYKIEEKTKKNASLSSVSSSSDNLKLSISEKDNNSVVKNNLSEKLGMFDFYNNMPHTKNHVIAARITAENSNDSFKPTSGLVKNVNFQNSKDVWGYFSINNGFVHEFSDSQIGHIFAKGETREMARKNLILALRKLNIDGEIKTVTKYLAKILESKAFIDNNITTNWLDVVIERKKNIYYNTFHIIILCAAIFKLLIYFMKEMENMEDSLNREDIAIKSENSINDISLKGKMKRAYIFDIIFQNVKYMFKGYNTGEDLYKLNINDQEIEILAKYDKENNKIFASFHNQTYIYTCIEDSLGTHMNLGKDNVFIPVITNPYHLISNTNGKIVKYLIKDGEKINKFDDYIEVEAMKMIMTFKSTETGILKHKMSEGAMIKIGDLLGVIEKEKDNHNSPNDDNNNKIIDFVGHLNLSNKNAYELDGTFFPDLAEESHNNEMFCDNIDEEKLENIRKFENSKNDKIDSKQHINSHSQDDTTNESVSVQDIKTGGVKTNETQYFTEDEHIHKNQVNRRNKLFLKKKNGENNKNNMFRLFSQKNDNNNKIIDSHMESEPTDGTSSYDKINKKTTNNESLMPPKKESEDATNMPGITKETSIGSKNYLNEKFNSVKKYLTNLNLSITNTINKMSSSSNEELINDNSENNLSTTNTMHNDSVGNSGSNDSLVSQRTNNISEERIDNSDNFISYDSYKNQSYKDKKVSTEIGFPVNSEVKNLNKAKIISDTEMSRSIDDNSQSSRNRADTSCNEDAELNFDNRKDKGNEFFLELSNTKRIEYLLKGYEQDYEKCFENFLKDKNNFDTNLNYILDKFIEYNHLFSKKEIISEVEIYSILYNSISDKKKQCEVIHAYTYNYLSIKFLEKILNNLINSKKMDLSLQILNKIKILKEFKGKIFGSIILLSRYIIYLYEQIEKIHYLESSFQYNKNMEDMKKQSLQNYIRLLTKSKNMDNYKIDKILNNTNCEEKIKFFLKSPLDIHNFLPFLFKTENYNYQEMLNTYLSNLYKYSTIKAKSHSSNCLIFSVNNHEYNNVMLNLNQDITIEQFKSMMDDILYETKSDMINTLHIINKNETFFNSLQNYLDIAAKKVNTLYIYNYFGNKYSEIHKIDMNTYKERQKVQDNHETNKNDSTINSKIYLLPFEEEILTSEDIAANFELKNVGQEIFNKTKISLGIYKQNNKYTSLFAQRIIDINDLQKQADSGNAKMHDEHKQIEMTPNGKNNILLSKNIEKGQINNQIYDLFMSELKESIEDISTYRLNPSIQDIKITSNIIYHIVLPNNSNIEDQINGIKQIYKNFLNKYNELFIDNYVNNVYIKVYAEIKDKTNNETKLELNQLLKLHVLFDNEKEVIEQVDKINPVLIDTLYLKRKRARDVDTTYAYDFVKLINIALNRINNTLNDNFNYINSVKEFKLDYSMEKSEETNDAISAGKKEKSQPNKNDKQSKWLFENFDNLSNDEIRIKKSLYLSNSLEIGQNKLSVIGLLMNVKTDEYKEGRDIVFIINDITTNGGAFSVLEDELFYGVSCYAREKKIPRICISCNSGAKIGLYNHLMDKIKVCWNDENKKELGYKYLYITEEIKEQIPKKDIIYLREIYENGEKRYIIDAIVGNLNNHIGVENLRGSGLIAGETSKAYDEIFTLSYVTGRSVGIGAYLVRLGKRTIQKKGSSLLLTGFNALNKILGEKVYISNEQLGGVNIMMKNGISQLEAENDQDGVDKIFKWLSYVPKTSDNYFDVLREPTKLTHNKFQENSKPGFSKSKNINNSIDSDQESDNYPKGYTNDEDIQKYAQKNSLHSSSDSTTFEPESVKESDTSLMHINEKNYDEESANEISDVIPDNWNQINDIDMDNVNEADIIELLKGSDKKQGFLDKNSYFEYMNEWGKGIITGRGKLGSIPIGFIAVNKNLVTQTVPCDPALKTKAIKTTNAPCVFVPDNSYKTAQSIEDFNKENLPLFVFANWRGFSGGTMDMFNSILKFGSMIVNQLVNYKHPVFVYIPILGELRGGSWVVVDETLNSQIIEMYADTNSKGGILEPPGLVEVKFKFSEIKKLMNNSDPYIIELNQKLATLQNEEEILSVKKEIEKKEKEMLPFYLQVCHKYADLHDVSSCMKEKGVIRKIVPWEKSRSFFYYRLLRRLILHTLNKKFGDSYAKSDEIKNIIDDLKNSESDDQVVCKRVLTGNVLKNINKINDEILHKKTLDGIFKEFQNLSKTQKMELYKKISSYEF, via the exons atgattagtatctttttatcaatattaCTATTTGTTCTCATATTTGAAAATCCAACAAAATCtataaaaattagaaatacttattatatgcacatgtataataatgttAATGCCAATAATTTTGCAGAAAAAGAAACGAGAGACCAATACCCAAATAGAAAAGGGCCAAATAATGTTTTATCTGAAAATTATCGAAATAAGTTTATGCCTTTATTTGTGTCTAAAGGAACAAATGCATTAAAttccattttaaaaaataaaacggttagatatctatataataattcagaaagaaatacacaaaaaaattcaaagtATAATTCTAAGAGTTCTGCATTTCTCTACACCCTTCACAAATATTCGAATGCATTAAGTAGCAGTTTTAAAAGTAAGAGTTTCAATGGAGATGATTTTGATATAGAGAAATtgagaaataataatgatgaagatAACGATAGCATAAGCAATGCAAGTAATAGATGCCATAGCTATGACATTGATAAAACTTATTCATATGACAACATAGGGCATAATCTAGATGAAGATCCTGAAGAAAGATCTTTCAGTTTTACATCCAATAGAAACGATGCTCAAAGTgacattaaaaatgattccAATTGCAACTACATAACTAGAGACgatttaaagaaaaaaaataacaatgtaaataatggagaaaaaaaagttttagAGAATCTGATAGacaatttttcaaatttaaatgtgtctaataatataactGATGATGCAAATTTAAATCAACCACAATATTCAAAAGAATTTGATTCTTATATAAAATCACAAAACGATCAATTATTACATTACTATTCAGATAGCATATTAGAGCATctttattcatttaaaaaatttaatacacaaaataagaagaaaaaaaaaaatttgaataaattattttacagCTTTAAACCATTGGAAAATATTCGCACACTAAAGAAAAGAACTATAAATGTGCACCCTACTCAAAATAATGTGGAAAAAGAAACACCTGCATTGTACAGAGAGAAAAATGGGGGATCGATAagcaatataaataaaagacaAACACAATTCGGAAATAAACGAATATACATGAAAAAAAGTGATACTTgtgaaataaatgaaaatgagcATGTTGATGATACCGAATTTTTAACATATGAAGAAAcaaataacataaaaaaaaaagcatatAGAGATTATatcaattatataaatgaaagacgatatccatatataaattatttaaaaactaaaaatgaaaaaataataaaaaaattgttaattgCTAATAATGGTATGGCAGCATTAAAATGCATATTGTCATTAAAAGAATggttatttaaaacatttaatgatgaaaatttaatacaaataattgtATTAGCTACTGAAGATGATATAAGAAGTAATTCCAAATACATATCTTTATCAGATAAAGTTATTAAAGTTCCTCCTGGAAAAAACAGTTATAATTATGCAAATGTTTCTTTAATTGTTGACAttgcaaaaaaagaaaatgtcGACGCAGTTTGGCCAGGTTGGGGGCATTGCTCGGAAAATCCATTATTGTCATCCATGttagaaaaggaaaatataatttttattggaCCAACTGATAATGTTATGGAAGCATTAGGTGATAAAATATCAGCCAACATTTTAGCTCAAAGTGTTAATGTGCCTGTTGTTAAATGGAGTGGcgataatttaaaaattgatgattttgaaaataattcaattaatcaagatatatataataaatctaCTATTCATTCGTTAGAAGAATGCATCAGTGAATGCAAAAGGATTGGTTATCCTGTTATGATAAAAGCGTCGCAAGGTGGTGGTGGGAAAGGTATTCGAAAggtagaaaatgaaaatgaaattaaaaaatattatgaacaagTTCAAAATGAATTACCAAATTCaccaatatttttaatgaaagTATGCAGCAATGTTAGACACATTGAAATACAAGTTGTTGGTGATATGTATGGAAATGTTTGCTCATTAAGTGGTAGAGATTGTACTACACAAAGAcgatttcaaaaaatatttgaagaGGGGCCACCTTCTATTGTTCCTCCACATATTTTTAGAGAAATGGAAAAAGCATCTATACGtttaacaaaaatgatCAAATATAGAGGTGCGGGAACcattgaatatttatatgatcaAATTAATAACAAATATTACTTTTTAGAATTAAATACACGTTTACAAGTAGAGCATCCTGTTTCAGAAGGAATAACTGATACCAATATTGTTGCTATTCAGCTTCAAGTTGCTATGGGCATACCTCTTCAAAATATAGacgatataaaaaagttatataaaatagaagagaaaacaaaaaaaaacgcaTCATTAAGCAGTGTTAGTAGTTCAAgtgataatttaaaactTTCAATAAGtgaaaaagataataatagtgtagtgaaaaataatttgagTGAAAAATTGGGTATGTTTGATTTTTACAACAACATGCCCCATACTAAAAATCATGTAATTGCTGCTCGAATAACAGCCGAAAACAGTAATGATAGTTTTAAACCAACATCCGGATtagtaaaaaatgttaattttcaaaattcgAAAGATGTATGGggatatttttctattaacAATGGGTTTGTTCATGAGTTTTCAGATTCACAAATTGGTCACATATTTGCAAAAGGAGAAACAAGAGAAATGGCTAGAAAGAATTTAATTCTAGCACTAAGGAAATTAAACATAGACGGAGAAATTAAAACagttacaaaatatttagcaaaaatattagaaTCCAAAGCATTTATAGATAACAATATAACAACAAATTGGCTAGATGTTGTAATagaacgaaaaaaaaatatttattacaatacttttcatataattattttgtgtgctgccatatttaaattgttgatttattttatgaaagaaatggaaaatatggAAGATAGTCTAAATAGGGAAGATATTGCAATAAAATCAGAAAATAGTATCAATGACATAAGTTTAAAgggaaaaatgaaaagagcatatatttttgatataatttttcaaaatgtaAAGTATATGTTCAAAGGATATAATACTGGTGaagatttatataaactgaatataaatgatcaagaaatagaaatattagcaaaatatgataaagaaaataataaaatatttgcatCATTCCATAAtcaaacatatatatatacatgtataGAAGATTCCTTAGGAACACATATGAATTTAGGGAAAGACAATGTATTTATCCCTGTTATTACAAATCcatatcatttaatatcaaatacaaatggaaaaattgtaaaatatttaataaaagatggtgaaaaaattaataaatttgatgATTACATAGAAGTAGAAGcaatgaaaatgattatgACTTTTAAATCTACTGAAACTGGTATATTAAAGCATAAAATGTCAGAAGGTgctatgataaaaattggTGATTTATTAGGAGTTatagaaaaggaaaaagaTAATCATAATTCTccaaatgatgataataataacaaaattattgaTTTTGTTGGCCATCTAAATTTGTCAAACaaaaatgcatatgaaTTAGACGGAACATTTTTTCCAGATTTAGCAGAAGAGTCGCATAATAACGAAATGTTCTGTGACAACattgatgaagaaaaattagaaaatatcaggaaatttgaaaattcgaaaaatgataaaattgatTCAAAACAACACATTAATAGCCATTCACAGGATGATACAACAAATGAATCAGTGTCTGTTCAAGATATAAAAACGGGAGGTGtgaaaacaaatgaaaCCCAATATTTCACAGAAGACGagcatatacataaaaatcaaGTAAATAGACGAAACAAATtgtttttgaaaaaaaaaaatggagaaaataataaaaataacatgtTTCGCTTATTTTCTCAGAAAAAcgataataacaataaaataatagattCACATATGGAAAGCGAACCCACAGATGGCACCTCAAGCTATGAtaagataaataaaaaaactacTAATAATGAATCATTGATGCCCCCCAAAAAGGAATCAGAAGATGCTACAAATATGCCAGGAATTACCAAAGAAACATCTATAGgatcaaaaaattatttaaatgaaaaatttaattctgttaaaaaatatttaacgaatttaaatttatcgATAACAAATaccataaataaaatgagtTCATCATCTAATGaagaattaataaatgataattctgaaaataatttatctaCTACAAATACAATGCATAATGATTCAGTTGGTAATTCTGGTAGCAATGACTCGCTTGTTAGTCAaagaacaaataatatatcagaAGAAAGAATAGATAATAGTgacaattttatatcttaTGACAGTTATAAGAATCAATCATATAAAGACAAAAAAGTTTCTACTGAAATTGGTTTTCCAGTAAATTCGGAGGTTAAAAACTTGAATAAAGCGAAAATAATTAGCGATACCGAAATGAGTAGAAGTATTGATGATAATTCACAAAGTAGTAGAAATAGAGCCGATACAAGTTGCAATGAAGATGCTgaattaaattttgataacCGAAAAGATAAAGGAAATGAATTTTTCCTTGAATTATCAAACACAAAAAGAATTGAATATTTACTAAAAGGATATGAGCAagattatgaaaaatgctTTGAAAATTTCTTaaaagacaaaaataattttgatacaaatctaaattatatattagataaatttatagaatataatcatttattttcgaaaaaggaaattatTAGCGAAGTAGAAATTTattctattttatataacagTATTAGTGATAAGAAAAAGCAATGTGAAGttatacatgcatatacatacaactatttaagtataaaatttctagaaaaaatattaaataatttaataaatagtaaaaaaatggatttatctttacaaattttaaataaaatcaaaatattaaaagaattcAAAGGAAAGATTTTTGGATCTATAATTTTACTATCGAGATACattatatacttatatgAACAGATCgaaaaaattcattatttggaATCTTCTtttcaatataataaaaatatggaagATATGAAGAAGCAAagtttacaaaattatatccGTCTTCTTACTAAGtctaaaaatatggataattataaaatagataaaatcttaaataatacaaattgtgaagaaaagataaaattctttttaaaatcaCCATTGGATattcacaattttttaccatttttatttaaaacggAAAATTATAACTATCAGGAAATGcttaatacatatttaagtAATTTGTACAAATACTCTACTATAAAAGCTAAGTCACATTCATCCAattgtttaatattttctgtAAACAATCATGAATATAACAACGTAATgttaaatttaaatcaaGACATCACTATTGAACAGTTTAAAAGTATGATGgatgatatattatatgaaacgAAATCTGATATGATAAATACgttgcatataataaataaaaatgaaacttTCTTTAACTCACTGCAAAACTATTTAGATATAGCTGCCAAAAAAGTGAatactttatatatatataactattttggaaataaatatagtgagattcataaaattgatATGAACACATATAAAGAACGACAAAAGGTGCAAGACAATCatgaaacaaataaaaatgattctactataaatagtaaaatatatctcCTTCCTTTTGAAGAAGAAATTCTTACTTCAGAGGATATTGCAGCaaattttgaattaaaaaatgtaggacaagaaatatttaataagaCTAAAATATCGCTAGGAATATACaagcaaaataataaatacacTTCGTTATTTGCTCAAAGAATCATCgatataaatgatttaCAAAAACAAGCTGATTCAGGCAATGCAAAGATGCATGATGAACACAAGCAAATTGAAATGACTCcaaatggaaaaaacaatatactattgtcaaaaaatatagaaaaggGCCAAATAAACAATCAAATttatgatttatttatgtctGAATTAAAGGAATCTATAGAAGATATAAGCACTTATAGATTAAATCCATCAATTCAggatattaaaattactagcaatataatatatcatatagtATTGCCTAATAATTCGAATATAGAAGATCAAATAAATGgaattaaacaaatttataaaaatttcctcaataaatataatgagcTTTTCATAGATAACTATGttaataatgtatatattaaagtATATGCAGAAATTAAAgacaaaacaaataatgaaacaaaattaGAGCTTAATCAATTGTTGAAATTACATGTTCTTtttgataatgaaaaagagGTTATTGAACAAgtagataaaataaatccaGTTCTTATCGATACATTGTACTTAAAACGAAAGAGGGCAAGAGATGTAGATACTACATATGCTTATGATTTTGTTAAGCTTATAAACATTGCATTAAATAGGATAAATAATACTTTGAAtgacaattttaattatattaatagtGTGAAAGAATTCAAGTTAGATTATAGTATGGAAAAATCCGAAGAAACAAACGATGCAATAAGTGCAGGcaagaaagaaaaatctcaacctaataaaaatgataagcAATCTAAATGgctttttgaaaattttgataatttaagtaatgatgaaattcgaataaaaaaatcccTTTATTTATCAAACTCTTTGGAAATAGGACAAAATAAACTAAGTGTAATCGGATTGTTAATGAATGTAAAGACAGATGAATATAAAGAAGGAAGagatattgtttttataataaatgacaTTACAACAAATGGAGGTGCATTTAGTGTTTTAGAAgatgaattattttatggAGTATCATGTTATGcaagagaaaaaaagataCCACGTATATGTATATCTTGCAACTCAGGAGCAAAAATAGGATTATATAATCATCTTATGgataaaattaaagtaTGTTggaatgatgaaaataaaaaagaacttggatataaatatttatatataacagaagaaataaaagaacaaattcctaaaaaagatattatttatttaagagaaatttatgaaaatggagaaaaaagatatataattgATGCTATTGTAggaaatttaaataatcatataGGGGTAGAAAACTTACGAGGTAGTGGATTAATAGCAGGAGAAACCTCAAAAGCTTATGACGAGATTTTTACTCTTTCATATGTCACTGGAAGAAGTGTTGGAATTGGTGCTTACTTAGTTCGATTAGGTAAACGAactattcaaaaaaaaggatCGTCTCTTTTACTAACTGGTTTTAAtgctttaaataaaatattaggTGAAAAAGTATACATAAGTAATGAACAATTAGGAGgtgtaaatattatgatgaaaaatggaatatCTCAATTAGAAGCTGAAAATGATCAGGATGGAGTGGATAAGATTTTCAAATGGTTGTCATATGTTCCTAAAACAAGCgacaattattttgatgTTCTTAGGGAACCTACAAAATTAACTCATAATAAATTTCAAGAAAATAGCAAACCTGGTTTTAGCAAATCTAAAAACATAAACAATTCAATTGATTCTGATCAAGAATCTGATAATTATCCAAAGGGATACACTAATGATGAAGACATACAAAAGTATGCGCAAAAAAACAGTTTACACAGCAGTTCAGATAGTACTACTTTCGAGCCAGAAAGTGTGAAAGAAAGTGATACTTCCCTCATGCACAtcaatgaaaaaaattatgatgaaGAATCAGCGAACGAAATTAGTGACGTGATCCCAGATAATTGGAaccaaataaatgatatagaTATGGACAATGTAAATGAAGCAGATATTATCGAATTACTAAAAGGATCAGATAAGAAACAAGGATTTTTAGACAAAAACAGTTACtttgaatatatgaatGAATGGGGAAAAGGTATTATAACTGGAAGAGGAAAATTAGGATCAATACCAATTGGTTTTATTgctgtaaataaaaatttagttACCCAAACTGTTCCATGTGATCCAGCATTAAAAACTAAAGCtataaaaacaacaaaTGCTCCTTGTGTTTTTGTCCCTgataattcatataaaactGCGCAATCTATTGAAGATTTTAATAAAGAGAATTTGCCTTTATTTGTCTTTGCAAATTGGAGAGGATTTTCAGGAGGTACTATGGATATGTTTAACAGTATCTTAAAATTTGGATCGATGATAGTTAATCAATTAgttaattataaacatCCTGTTTTTGTATACATACCCATTTTGGGAGAACTTAGAGGTGGGTCTTGGGTAGTAGTAGATGAAACATTGAACAGCCAAATAATAGAAATGTATGCAGATACTAATAGTAAAGGTGGAATATTAGAACCTCCAGGATTAGTAGAAGTAAAATTTAAGTTCtcagaaataaaaaagttaatgAATAACAGTGatccatatataatagaacTAAATCAGAAGCTTGCGACTCTTCAG aatGAAGAAGAGATTTTAAGtgtaaaaaaggaaatagaAAAGAAGGAAAAGGAAATGcttccattttatttacaagTGTGTCATAAATATGCAGATCTACATGATGTATCCTCATGTATGAAGGAGAAAGGAGTTATTAGAAAGATTGTTCCATGGGAAAAATCTCGATCCTTTTTCTATTACCGATTATTAAGAAGATTGATATTGCATACATTAAA CAAAAAATTTGGAGATTCTTATGCAAAATCTGATGAAATTAAGAATATTATCGACGACCTTAAAAATTCGGAAAGTGATGACCAAGTTGTATGCAAAAGAGTTTTAACTggaaatgttttaaaaaatataaacaagaTAAACGATGaaattttacataaaaaaactttAGATGGTATTTTCAAAgaatttcaaaatttatcaaaaacgcaaaaaatggaactttataaaaaaattagttcTTATGaattttaa
- a CDS encoding mediator of RNA polymerase II transcription subunit 6, putative codes for MAETYYESELKKDNKIEYVDNIFLSKNILNNRENALNYFYTSPFYTSKSHASLNEKIRVGKIIGEEDEGYLFDISYDNLDVLKKDEPADSASMHIYYNTNSIYHIRLTHIYKLKNILFKKVTQMFCVFNGKIYSSRSFGELLINKINNIVRNIENFYGRVNNMMNFNITSNYYFENKAHLKQLDDSHKNFSLDDFNISITKKKKNKQNYKNDYF; via the coding sequence ATGGCAGAAACATACTATGAATCCGAATTGAAGAAAGATAACAAAATAGAGTATGtggataatatatttttatcaaaaaatatattaaataatagaGAAAATgctttaaattatttttatacttcTCCTTTTTATACATCAAAAAGCCATGCAtcattaaatgaaaaaattcgAGTAGGGAAAATAATTGGTGAAGAAGATGAGGggtatttatttgatataagctatgataatttagatgttttaaaaaaggatGAGCCAGCTGATAGCGCtagtatgcatatatattataatacaaattctatatatcatataagactaacacatatatataaattaaaaaatatcctTTTCAAAAAAGTAACTCAAATGTTTTGTGTGTTTAATGGAAAGATATATAGTTCACGTTCTTTTGGAGAATtactaataaataaaataaataatattgtgCGAAATATCGAAAACTTCTATGGGCgagtaaataatatgatgaattttaatataacatcaaattattattttgaaaataaagcaCACCTTAAGCAATTAGACGATTCACACAAGAATTTTAGCCTCGAcgattttaatatttcgattaccaaaaaaaaaaaaaataaacaaaattataagaatgattatttttaa
- a CDS encoding protein MGET, putative, whose amino-acid sequence MNKIKSTFQKKLTQEYPVKKEAKCITKNKNINNSNTGKHNNATLQLNKNVGRIKEEDNIVNKIKELNLHLLQNEEEINNMRQENESLSSQIINFSNKCKELQFICTEKENENNRLKENNQILIHELNRIKAEKEKIEQQNKDFVNIDKNKNIDIANMKKDIFILKNELNEKDNEINNLNENIKLLNEKIIIINEENIKNKQDVNNNIKKQDKINENVNEKEFQIQSLQDKIQKLNKIIKDKNEDNDKCKKKILQQNDKLTHLNNKIQNLEKKQADDIEKIKKYTESIKLIKKKYNNTKRQEQEDENKMVDHKKQHEDAIFNSQFYNVNKKNKDKKISQATNIQNHQNSFLTKSKNINKEKSNISSTTSSSSDSDDNEIQSTQIVNFSEKYNVNKNIKKGKDTSKT is encoded by the exons atgaataagATAAAAAGCACTTTCCAAAAAAAGCTAACTCAAGAATATCCTGTAAAAa AAGAAGCGAAATgcataacaaaaaataaaaacattaacAACAGTAATACTGGAAAGCATAACAATGCGACACtccaattaaataaaaatgtaggGCGGATAAAAGAAGAAGATAATATagttaacaaaataaaagaactAAATCTAcatttattacaaaatgaagaggaaataaataatatgagaCAGGAAAATGAATCATTGTCCTCACaa attattaatttttctaacAAATGTAAAGAACTACAATTCATATGCacagaaaaagaaaatgaaaataatcgGCTGAAAGAAAACAATCAAATTTTAATCCATGAATTAAATAGAATTAAAGcagaaaaggaaaaaatagaacaacaaaataaagattttgtaaatatagacaagaataaaaatattgatatagctaatatgaaaaaagatatttttattttaaaaaatgaactaaatgaaaaagataatgaaataaataatttaaatgaaaatatcaaattattgaatgaaaaaattattattataaatgaggaaaatataaaaaacaagcaagatgtaaataataatataaagaagcaagataaaataaatgaaaatgtaaatgaaaaagaatttCAAATACAATCATTACAAGATAAGATCcaaaaattaaacaaaattattaaagacaaaaatgaagataatgataagtgtaaaaaaaaaatattgcagCAAAATGATAAACTTACTCatctaaataataaaatacaaaatctagaaaaaaaacaagcaGATGacattgaaaaaattaaaaaatatacagaAAGCATTaaacttataaaaaaaaaatataacaatacTAAACGACAGGAGCAAGAGgatgaaaacaaaatggTTGACCACAAAAAGCAACATGAGGATGCTATATTTAATTCACAGTTTtataatgtaaataaaaaaaataaagacaaaaaaattagccAAGCTacaaatattcaaaatcaTCAAAATAGTTTTCTaacaaaatcaaaaaacataaacaaAGAGAAAAGCAATATAAGCAGTACTACTAGCAGTAGTAGTGATAGTGATGATAACGAAATTCAGAGTACTCAAATTGTTAATTTCTCCGAAAAGtataatgtaaataaaaatataaagaaaggCAAAGATACAAgcaaaacataa